A single region of the Rhizobium sp. NLR16a genome encodes:
- the dapB gene encoding 4-hydroxy-tetrahydrodipicolinate reductase, translated as MSDAAMKLVVVGAAGRMGQTLIRLIHSMEGVMLHAAVERAGSPFVGKDAGEIAGLGPTGVIIGDDPLQAFLHAEGVLDFTAPAATVEFSGLAAQARIVHVIGTTGCSTEDNAKIAAAARHARVVKTGNMSLGVNLLSVLAEQAARALDPADWDIEILEMHHKHKVDAPSGTALLFGEAAAKGRSIDLASKSVRVRDGHTGAREVGTIGFATLRGGSVIGEHSVLFAGEGEIVTLSHSAADRSIFARGAIKAALWARDKKPGFYSMLDVLGLSSQ; from the coding sequence ATGAGCGATGCTGCGATGAAACTGGTGGTGGTCGGCGCAGCGGGACGCATGGGGCAGACGCTGATCCGGCTCATTCATTCCATGGAAGGCGTGATGCTGCATGCCGCCGTCGAACGTGCCGGCTCGCCCTTCGTCGGCAAGGATGCCGGTGAAATTGCCGGGCTCGGCCCGACCGGCGTCATCATCGGCGACGATCCGCTCCAGGCTTTCCTGCATGCCGAAGGCGTGCTCGATTTCACCGCGCCTGCCGCCACGGTGGAGTTTTCCGGTCTCGCCGCTCAGGCCCGCATCGTCCATGTCATCGGCACGACAGGCTGCTCGACCGAGGACAACGCGAAGATCGCCGCCGCGGCACGCCATGCCCGCGTCGTCAAGACTGGCAATATGAGCCTCGGCGTCAATCTGCTCAGCGTTCTGGCCGAGCAGGCGGCACGAGCGCTCGATCCGGCGGACTGGGACATCGAGATCCTGGAAATGCACCACAAGCACAAAGTCGATGCTCCTTCCGGCACCGCCCTTCTCTTCGGCGAAGCGGCAGCCAAGGGCCGCAGTATCGATCTTGCCTCGAAATCGGTGAGGGTCCGCGACGGCCACACCGGCGCGCGCGAAGTCGGCACGATCGGTTTTGCGACGCTGCGCGGCGGCTCGGTCATCGGCGAGCATTCCGTGCTTTTTGCCGGAGAAGGCGAAATCGTCACCCTGTCGCACAGCGCGGCAGACCGCTCGATCTTCGCGCGCGGCGCGATCAAGGCGGCGCTCTGGGCGCGCGACAAGAAGCCAGGTTTCTATTCCATGCTCGACGTGCTCGGGCTTTCTTCCCAATAA